One segment of Chelmon rostratus isolate fCheRos1 chromosome 17, fCheRos1.pri, whole genome shotgun sequence DNA contains the following:
- the hexim1 gene encoding protein HEXIM1 gives MTEPVEQTHHLKTSGSPSGGISGDAMEHLPASNRGGPENGDRGRQRDQKQQQRAENCEDINTDKLWQMKGGQRGVCPVLADGNELPKCPVAAQSHQKPDVHAAGDGNHISQGKNGEDRQLEGTLNRVQEESSLIDSDTGLDARLGKKRHRRRTTRKKRNWKPYYKLSWEERKALEEKETARASRVREEMFAKGLPVAPYNTTQFLMDEHDREEPDLNTETGVRRPSGVGGRMEDTGSEEDLFDNEEDDDDDGSGGGSDGIGRPGNAGGEFLQRDFSETYEMYHVESLQNMTKQELVQEYLELEKCMSRLEEENNRLRRAVEPGGLNVESSLVRLGELERELERLRAQNTELLLQNQPGKDRGQVATN, from the coding sequence ATGACAGAACCAGTGGAGCAGACCCATCACCTGAAAACTTCAGGCAGCCCATCAGGTGGGATCAGCGGAGACGCTATGGAGCATCTCCCGGCCAGCAACCGTGGTGGACCGGAGAACGGCGACAGGGGGCGACAGAGAgaccagaagcagcagcagcgggcGGAGAACTGCGAGGATATCAACACAGACAAGTTATGGCAAATGAAAGGCGGACAGAGGGGGGTGTGCCCTGTCTTAGCAGACGGAAACGAGCTCCCGAAGTGCCCTGTTGCAGCTCAGTCTCATCAGAAACCTGATGTCCATGCAGCGGGAGACGGCAATCACATCTCGCAGGGGAAAAACGGTGAAGACAGGCAGCTGGAGGGGACTTTAAACCGGGTGCAAGAGGAGAGTTCGCTCATCGACTCTGACACGGGCTTAGATGCGCGTCTGGGCAAGAAGCGGCACAGGCGCAGGACCACCAGGAAGAAGCGCAACTGGAAGCCTTATTACAAACTTTCCtgggaggaaaggaaagctctggaagagaaagaaacgGCCAGGGCTTCCCGGGTGAGAGAGGAGATGTTCGCCAAAGGGCTCCCAGTGGCCCCCTATAACACCACCCAGTTCCTGATGGACGAGCACGACCGAGAGGAGCCCGACCTCAACACCGAGACCGGGGTCCGGCGACCCTCAGGGGTCGGTGGCCGCATGGAGGACACGGGCAGCGAGGAGGACTTATTCGACAACGAGGAGGACGATGACGATGACGGCAGCGGCGGGGGGAGCGACGGCATCGGCAGGCCCGGGAACGCAGGTGGGGAGTTTCTCCAGAGAGACTTTTCCGAGACCTACGAGATGTACCACGTCGAGAGCCTGCAGAATATGACCAAGCAGGAGCTGGTCCAGGAGTACCTGGAGCTGGAGAAGTGCATGTcccggctggaggaggagaacaacCGGCTGAGGCGCGCCGTGGAGCCGGGGGGTCTGAACGTGGAGAGCTCCCTGGTCCGGCTCGGAGAGCTGGAGCGGGAGCTGGAGAGACTGAGGGCCCAAAACACGGAGCTCCTTCTGCAGAACCAGCCGGGCAAGGACAGGGGCCAGGTCGCCACCAACTAA